A window of Polaribacter litorisediminis contains these coding sequences:
- a CDS encoding PLDc N-terminal domain-containing protein produces the protein METLISEFSLGLIIMQISFLVSILLSIYCLINLLKHKFENNDKLIWILVVIFLPILGSILYLSIGKRKKLNIH, from the coding sequence ATGGAAACACTAATTTCTGAATTTTCTCTAGGGCTTATAATAATGCAAATATCGTTTCTTGTTTCAATTCTACTTTCGATTTATTGCTTAATAAATTTACTGAAGCATAAGTTTGAGAATAATGATAAACTAATTTGGATTTTAGTAGTCATATTTCTTCCTATTTTAGGTTCAATCTTGTATTTGTCTATTGGGAAGCGTAAAAAGTTAAATATTCACTAA
- a CDS encoding VF530 family DNA-binding protein, with translation MSKEQPNNPLHGIKLATMLEELFLEYGWEEMGDLLNINAFKNNPTYKSSLKFLRTTPWARAKVEQLYLDMISK, from the coding sequence ATGAGTAAAGAACAACCCAATAACCCACTTCATGGAATAAAACTAGCAACCATGTTAGAAGAATTATTTCTTGAATATGGTTGGGAAGAAATGGGAGACCTACTAAACATTAATGCCTTTAAAAATAACCCAACCTACAAATCGAGTTTAAAGTTTTTAAGAACAACACCTTGGGCAAGAGCTAAAGTAGAACAGTTGTATTTAGACATGATTAGCAAATGA
- a CDS encoding NAD(P)H-binding protein: MNKTAIILGATGLTGGMLLEQLIADKNYSTIKLFSRNSVANSSEKIEEFIVDLLNLETSAKDFTADEVFCCIGTTAAKTKDKNRYKAIDFGIPVAAAKLAKKNHIQTFVVMSSMGANENSTVFYNKTKGEMERTILQQNIQNTYIVRPSLIGGNRDENRVGERIAKGVMSLLNPLFVGGFKKYKMIHPKTIAIAMKKLANHPQNQTIFSSNELEEIAKSKK, from the coding sequence ATGAACAAAACAGCCATAATTTTAGGAGCTACAGGTTTAACAGGAGGTATGCTCTTAGAGCAATTGATAGCAGATAAAAACTATAGCACTATTAAATTATTTTCTAGAAATTCTGTAGCAAACTCATCAGAAAAAATAGAAGAATTTATAGTTGATCTTTTAAATTTAGAGACCTCTGCAAAAGATTTTACGGCAGACGAAGTCTTTTGTTGTATTGGCACAACTGCCGCTAAAACAAAAGATAAAAATCGTTACAAAGCTATTGATTTCGGAATTCCTGTAGCTGCGGCAAAACTTGCTAAAAAGAATCATATACAAACTTTTGTAGTGATGTCTTCTATGGGTGCAAACGAAAACAGCACTGTTTTTTACAATAAAACAAAAGGCGAAATGGAACGTACTATTTTACAACAAAACATTCAAAACACCTATATTGTAAGACCTTCTTTAATTGGCGGAAATCGTGATGAAAATAGAGTAGGAGAACGAATTGCTAAAGGAGTTATGAGTTTATTAAACCCACTGTTTGTTGGCGGATTCAAAAAATATAAAATGATTCATCCGAAAACAATTGCTATTGCCATGAAAAAGCTGGCGAATCATCCACAAAATCAAACTATTTTTAGTTCTAATGAACTAGAAGAAATTGCTAAATCTAAAAAATAA